Below is a genomic region from Triticum dicoccoides isolate Atlit2015 ecotype Zavitan chromosome 5A, WEW_v2.0, whole genome shotgun sequence.
GCCTAAGCATTCTAAGCATCCATAGAGGCAGGGAACAGGGGAATGGAAATTCATCTTCACATATGCAGTCCATGTATGTCTAGAAATATTCCAGTAGTACTATGACTGTAATATTTCCACAACATATTACAGATGACTAAAATTGTGTGTCATACAATTACATTTTCGGGATGAGTAAAACACCAACTGCATGTCACCAATGTAAACATGATGAAATGATTAGTTTTCAGAATCTTATGTTCAAGCATAGCAGAACAAAGGAAAATACGTACTGTCTCCCTGCAAAAACATGCATATGTAAAACATGTGGATGCTCATCCATTTCTATTCATGTAGGCTAGCATATGAATGCTGCACAAATGGCAGTAGGTAACAATTagattagaggatcacaaaaattcTTCCTAATTACTAACACTGAGGTGACAGTTAAGTGTGTTTTTGGAAAAATAACATGAAAAATGCCTACAGATAATAAGAGAACCTTGACTGGCATGCCTAATTTTTGAAAAGTAATAAAAGTTACAGAGTGTGGAACCAGGGATACAGAAATACAAATCATAAGTTGATCTGGGTGCGTACCTTTTACTGAGAGCATATTTAGACTGGAGTATGAAACTCATGTAGCAGGAGCTGCTTGCCTACTAATTGCGTTGAGACAAATTACATTCAAAGAACCTTCCTCTCACTAATTCTCATGTGTAAGACAATATGATGGCGGGTACTCAAAGTAGAAAAATGCTTCTTCCAGAGCATTCGTTGCAAATTGTGAATTTCCTGTCCCCCCAAACAGGATCAAAGATCTGAACGAACCTACCTAATCCTAGAAAGCAAGCGGCAGGTCCTAATTGTACAAACAGACTCTGCTCCTAGATTCCCAAAAGAAAATCGAGTTCTCCATACCAAATTCGTACACACTCGCGATCATGTTCTAATCCTCAATATACATGACCAAGCTGGAGTGAAACACTGAAGCATACCCTGGGCAAGTCGCTTGCCTGCTTGAGACGGGGAGGAGTAGCTTGGGTCGCCCGAGCTTGGAAACGGAGGAGGCTTGATGCCGGGATATTTGAGGTCCGCGCTGGCCAGCGACTGCAGTGTCACCCAAGGCGACGGAGGAGCCAGCTGGAGGTGCGGGATGCTGCGCCGGTGTCCATGGAGCCGTCACCCCGGGAACCATCGCGTTCAGGGTTAGCTGCAGGGCCGCACGCGATGGCGGAACGGCGAGGCGGTGCTGGGAGGTGAAGGAGGGAGGTAAGACGGAGCTGCGTCGGTGGAGGGCGGCGCGGTAGAAGGCCGGAGTCGGCCGGGAATGGAGGCAGCGGCAGCATCTCACTCGGGAGGGAGGTGTTGGGGGGGGGGCGATGGAGGGGGTGAGGCGGCGTATATTAGGATAGGCGTAGTGGGGAATGGGCCATGGCGGGCCCTCCAACCGAGGTTTTCAGGGTTATAACTTATAATGAGGCTTTGGTGGCCCGCACGAGGGGCAGCATGCACCCTTGATTTGCAGTCAGAGTCGCTCAATCGGACGGTCAAAAAAGACGGGATGGCTAGGAGCACGTTCTCTCGCGCAGGACTTCTCTTGGCGGATTTACGTTGTTTAGGTGGAGTCACTCTTTCATGTGTTTTGCTTGTTCATGCACTGAAATTTACTAGGAATGTTGTCAATACTTAGTTATTTGGAATTCCCTGACTTCTATTTCATTTATTTCTCACCAAAACAAAACTAGATACGCCCGGGCGAGGAGCACAACAGTTGCTGTGAGGACAAGATCAGCAGCTTACCTGACGAGATGTTAATCTTGATCATCGACAAGCTAGATGCACGGACAGCGACAAACACCACTATCCTTTCGAAGCGATGGCGGGATCTCTATACACACTCACACACATGTTATGACCTTACGGTTGATGACATTCTCCCTCCACGGTACCACAGACTGAAGCAAATTGTGGTGGAGGCTGAGGCAGGGTACGAGGCAAAGAAGAATGCACTGAAGTCGGATGACagtgatgcttctagagaccagttATATTCCTTCAAAGACTGGAAGTGGAAAGTCCGTCTGCTAACACCCATCCTGCAACGTTATGAGCGTTCGGCCATGCGACGCTATGTTAAACGGGTGAATGCATTCCTTCTGGCTCCCAACAATGTTCAGCCACGGTCTATCCAGAAGCTGAGGCTTCAAGCCTGTGGGACGAGCTATTTCACTGATCAATGGATTACGCAAGCGATTGGCAGATGGGGCGTTGAAGATTTGGAGCTTGTCATTGACAACTCTTGCTGACTCTATGACTTCCGGCTGTTGGATGGATGCAAAAATGTGCGGCTGAAACGGCTTGTGCTATCCAATTGTTATCATTTTGTTGCACCCTACTCCTTGACGTTTCAGAGGCTCACATCACTCACTCTCTGCAAAGAAAGTTCACGTATGTCACGCGTTGATGATATTCTGAGAAACTGTGTGCAGCTGGTGGATTTGAGGCTGAAAGATTTTAGTTGTCGCCAACCTGCTTTTCATATCTTTGTTCCTAACTCAAAGTTAAAGAGTCTGCAATTGGACAGCTACAACACTGTGGGTGCCTACCTGGGTTTGGTGCCTTATCTTGAAACATTTGCTTGTGGTGGTCAGCCAACTATACTACACTATGGCGTGGTGCCTCGACTTAGGCATGTGAGTCTGAACTTCTTGCAAACTAGAGATGACGGCAAGGATGATTCCTCCGGTAGCGACAGGACATATCAAATAAGCAAATTCTTTTTAGGGGAGCCGCCACCGCTAGAGTACCTTGTTCTGCAGTTAAGAGGGCGTCAGGTAAGTAGCTTTTCCTGAAATGATCTCTTTCTTATTGGTCATAACATTGCATCGGTACATAAGACAGCACTAAATTATCACTTCATTTATGCAGATGTGGATTGAACTAACCGCCATTTGCAGCCAGCTTAATCATCTCAAGAAACTATTCATTGCAAATGTGCCAATGAACTGGGATACGTTCTGGATTCTCCACCTACTTGCTGCCGCACCTGCCTTGGAGTCGCTCCATGTTCATGTACATTCATCCTACGATTTTGTCAAGCACAGTACTTTTTNNNNNNNNNNNNNNNNNNNNNNNNNNNNNNNNNNNNNNNNNNNNNNNNNNNNNNNNNNNNNNNNNNNNNNNNNNNNNNNNNNNNNNNNNNNNNNNNNNNNNNNNNNNNNNNNNNNNNNNNNNNNNNNNNNNNNNNNNNNNNNNNNNNNNNNNNNNNNNNNNNNNNNNNNNNNNNNNNNNNNNNNNNNNNNNNNNNNNNNNNNNNNNGGGGGTTGGTTTTGAGAGATTCCTGAAACCAAGAATTCTGAATGCAGTTTGACAGCAAGTCAGAGAAGGCAACTGCTGGATCACTGAATGTGCAAGTGGAGCACCATCACCTGAAAGAACTCATGGTCATCGGCTTCGACGGTGTGGCGTGGCAGACCGGCTTTGTGAAGCGGATCTCACAGACGGGATCAAATATTCGCCGCATCTCGAAATAGTTTTGGAATGACTTTTGGTAAAAGTCCGCTGTGCCTGTAGCCTTCCGTTCTGTAGGACTTGCAGCTGTATGCCAGGGCCTAATGATTATGTTATGCTGGCTCTAAAGATAGAACAACATGTGTTTGTATGGAGTATCTTGTGCTTTACTTTTGCTCGATTATCCAAAGGACGGACGGGTGTAGCTGCTGTTGAGATGATTGATTCCGTGGTGTTCATTGTGTGGCTTGACTAGGCAAAATTACCACTTGGACGCGCCTAAAAGATAtttttctttcttctcctcctttttGATAGAACCAAAAAAGATCTGCAGCATCcttttgtaaagaaatataaaagcatttATATCACTAAAGtattgatctaaacgctcttactcttctttatggagggagtacacGGTAATGTTCAACACCATCTATATGTTTATCGAGAGGGGATATGTGGCACGCAGGTGCAGTGTACGGACCCATTTTTCTTTTGCCTTCCCATTTTCAATATTTTCGTATCTGTTGAACTGAAATTTCAAATTAAGTTTTGCTTTTATATTCGTCTTTCTTGCGACGAGGGCTTTCAAATACGACTCATTTTGAATATGTTTTGATGGTTTTCTTTTAAAACTTTGTTAGGTTTCATCTGTTGAAACTTGATACAAAGAATGACAAAAAGTCCAAACACAAAGACACCGGTTCAGATTTATGCGAATAACCGTTTCCACACTATCTacatgttttttttttaaaaaaaaattacacactatctagtactccctctgtaagatCTGGTTGGGCTGAGTGAGTCGACGGCGGCTCGGCAGCGTCGGAGTCGGATTCGTCCCGTCAGCCCTCCTGAATCAGCCCCGCACCCCATTGCCTCCCCGcgaatccgccgccgccgtccactccGCGCCGACCGGCCGGCCGGCCAGTCGACACCGGCCCCCGGATCCGATGGACACGTGCGCAGATCCTCCGCGCTATCGCCGGCTCAGGAAGGCCTCCGACCTCCGGACCGCCGCCGCCCACCCACCCCAGAAACGGGTACGTACGGCACCCATCCTCGCGATTTCTGCTGAATGTTTTGCATCCGTTACAACCAAGAGGAAGAAGGAGCTGTTTATTTCTGGAGGATTGCTCCATGTTTGTTGAGCAGTACTACTGGTGCTGTAAGCTTAGGTCTTGTGCATAAGCTAGCTGTCCAAATGAGCCTCGTGTAAGCAGCGGCGTGGAGAAGCATCTCTATTTTTAACCACCTGTTTGGAGTGGCTTCTAGCAATTGAGCTTATTTGGGAGTATTTGGTAACCGTGTCAAGTCTCAAACACCCATATACATCAACCAAGAGCCAACACAAACACTGTATCACAGTGACACATGAAAAACAAGAGCTACCAAATCATTTCGGCAGTGCAATAGTCTGAGATCCATGGTAATGCAAAGTAAATCTCGGAGATATGGCACTGTTCTTGCATACATCCATACAACGAAATTGACAAGATAATTAGAAAGGGGGGAATTGAGAAGCGAAATGTGAAAAGGAGAGGAACATGAGAACAGAGGCATATTTCCTAGCGGAGAGGGACGGGGGGCGCGGGTGGCACGGAGAAGCTCGAGAAGCCTCTCTTTTGAGGCTTCCTGCTACACACGTGAAATGGGAGGGGCTCCCCCCTGGCAGCCACATAGAAGCTTTGCCTTAGGGATAGCTTAAGGCTTATTTGAACCATAAGCCATCCCACAAGCCGTTCCTAACCCAGTGGTAGGTAGAGACAATGCAGTTTTGTGTGTATGTTGCTACTGATTTTCTCTCTTTTTAGTCTATAAGTTTATTGTTAAAAAATGTGGCAACTAGAACACCTGTTCCTGTTCATCTTTTGCAGCAGAATGGAGTACCTATATAGTATGATACATATATGCTCTTAAAATTGTTGTGCCTGCTCGTGTCATTAATATTTAGGTTGAATAGGTGGATGCACTCTTCCATTTGTTTTGCTAGTTCGTGCACTATTTTTGACTAGTAATGTTGTTAATGGTTACTTTTAAGGCAAATTGCTCAGTTATCTGTTTAAGCTATTTGGAATTCCCTGAC
It encodes:
- the LOC119303491 gene encoding uncharacterized protein LOC119303491: MSRVDDILRNCVQLVDLRLKDFSCRQPAFHIFVPNSKLKSLQLDSYNTVGAYLGLVPYLETFACGGQPTILHYGVVPRLRHVSLNFLQTRDDGKDDSSGSDRTYQISKFFLGEPPPLEYLVLQLRGRQMWIELTAICSQLNHLKKLFIANVPMNWDTFWILHLLAAAPALESLHVHFDSKSEKATAGSLNVQVEHHHLKELMVIGFDGVAWQTGFVKRISQTGSNIRRISK